The stretch of DNA GCGTGCCGGTGGTGGAGATCGAGTCCGAGTTCGACGCGCTCTGGAACTTCGATCTTGACGCGCCGCTGCCCGATCAGCCGATCGCCGAGGACGATCCCGCGATCATTCTCTACACGAGCGGCACGACCGGGCGGCCGAAGGGCGCGGTGCAGAGCCACCGCAACGTGATCGCGCTGGTCGGGCTCACGACCTACTCCGGGCTGCGCAACATGATGCTCGCGCCGCCACCGCCCGCCGACGCGCCGCCGGCGTCGCCGCCCTGCATCTACGTCACCAACCCGCTGTTCCACGTCTCGGGCCTGCACACGGCGGCGATCACCTGCCTCGCGTCGGGGATCCGCTCGGTGTGGAGCGTCGGACGCTTCGATCCGGTCGCCGCGATGCGCGCGATCGAGCGCGAGAAGGTCACGAGCTGGGGCGCGATGAACACCGTCGTGCAGCGCATGATCAACCACCCCGAGTTCGGCCGCTACGACCTCTCGTCGCTGCGCCAGATCGGCGGCGGCGGCGCGCCGACCCCGCCCGAGCTGCAGCGCCGCATGCGCGAGGCGTTTCCCTCGATCCGCTTCGGCGGCACGCTCGGCCACGGCTACGGCAGCACCGAGTCCGGCGCGCTCGCGACGCTGATCAACGGCGAGGAGTGGGCGCGCTACCCCGAGTCGGTCGGGCGTCCGCTGCCGACGGTGCAGATCGAGATCCGCGACCCGGAAGGTCGCGCGCTGCCCGAAGGCGACGAGGGCGAGGTGTGCATCCGCAGCCCGCTCGTCATGCTCGGCTACTGGAACCGTCCGCGCGAGACCGCGGAGACCATCGCGCCGGGACGCTGGCTGCGCACCGGCGACGTCGGCCGCATGCTCGACGGGCGGCTCTACCTCTCCGCGCGCAAGCGCGACCTCATCCTGCGCGGCGGCGAGAACGTCTACCCGGTCGAGATCGAGAACCGCCTGGTCGAGCACCCCGACGTCGCCGAGGCCGCGGTGATCGGCGTCGACCACGAGGAGCTCGGGCAGGAGGTGAAGGCGGTGATCGTGCCGCGTCCGGGCGCGCGTCCCGACTTCGCCGAGCTCGCGCGCTTCGTCGGCGAGAAGCTCGCGTACTTCAAGGTGCCGACGCACTGGGAGCTGCGCGACGAGCTGCCGCGCAACGCGACCGGCAAGGTGCTGAAGCACGTGCTCGCGGGCGAGGCGCGAAGCAGCTTCGTCGAGGAGTGACGCGGGCGCGCACGGAGCGCGCTCGCAGGACGCCGCACCTCTTCTCGGCGCGCTCCGCGTCTCACGCCTTTACGGGCTCGAGGATCACCACCGGGATCGTACGCGACGTGATCTGCTCGTAGCTGCGGTAGAACGGGTTCACGGCCTTGAGCTCGGGCCACAACCGGGCGCGCTCCTCGGCGGTCGCCTCGCGCGCGGTGACGTCCAGCGTGCGACCGGCGACCTCGACGCGCGCCCGCGGCTCCGCGCGCACGTTGAGGAACCACGCCGGATGCCGGTCCGAGCCGCCGTTCGACGCCACCACGACGAAGCGCTCGCCGTCCGCGAGGTACGCGAGCGCGACCGTGCGCTCGGCGCCGGACTTCCGTCCGCGCGTCGTCAAGAGCAGATTCGTGATGCGGCCCGCCGAGTGTCCGACACGCCCGCCGGTCGCGCGGTAGAGCGCCGTGTGCAGCCGCCCGGTGACCTTCCAGAACGGGCTCTCGCCGACCGCCTTCAGCAGCTTCAGACCAACGGACATGCGCACCACCTTGCGCACCCCGCCTCGCGGCGCAAGGCGGGTGTACGACCTCGGGCACGGCAGCCCGGCGTCGATGCCCACGCTGCGTTTGTCCGAGCCGCGTAGCGGCCGCTATACGGAGAGCCGGCTGCGGCCTGCGGTGGACCGAATTTCCCTCGAGGAGCGAAGCGAATGTCGTCGTTCAATCTCGGCGTGATCAACGAAGCGATCGCGGACGCGATCCCGGACCGCGAGGCGCTGGTCACGGCGCAGCGCCGCCTGACCTGGCGCGACCTGCAGCTGCGCACCCGCAGGCTCGCGAACCTGCTGCGCTCCCGCGGTCTCGGCTGCCGGGTCGAGCGCAGCGAGCTCGCCCCGTGGGAGTCCGGCCAGGACCACCTCGCGCTCTACCTCTACAACGGGCACGAGTACCTCGAGGGGATGCTCGGCGCGTACAAGGCGCGCGTCGCGCCGTTCAACGTCAACTATCGCTACGTCGCCGAGGAGCTGCTCTACGTGCTGCGCGACGCGCGCACGCGCGCGATCGTCTACCACGCGTGCTTCGCGCCGCTCTTGCGCGAGGTGCTGCCGAAGCTCCCCGAGATGGCGCTCCTGCTGCAGGTCGAGGACGGCAGCGGCGAGAAGCTGCTGCCGGGCGCGCTCGACTACGAGCAGGCGCTCGCCGACTCGAGCGACGCCCCGCCCGACTGCCAGCCGAGCCCGGACGACCTCTACATCCTCTACACCGGCGGCACGACCGGCATGCCGAAGGGCGTGCTGTGGCGTCAGGAGGACATCTTCTTCGCGGCGCTCGGCGGCAAGATGTTCGGCGGACCGGAGGTGACGAGCCTCGAGGAGCTGGTCGAGCGCTGCAAGGCGGGCGCCGAGATGCGCTCGCTGCCCGCGCCGCCCTTCATGCACGGCGCCGCGCACTGGGCGGGCTTCATCATGTGGCACTCGGGCGGCACGATCGTCGTGCAGCGCAACACGCGCACGCTCGACCCGGACGACATCTGGACGACGGTCGAGCGCGAGCGCGTCGTCACGCTGTCGATCGTCGGCGACGCGTTCGCCCGTCCGCTGCTCGATCAACTACAAAAGAAGAAGTACGACCTGTCGTCGCTGAAGATCATCGGCTCGGGAGGCGCGATCCTGTCGGCGCCGATGAAGCGCGCGCTCCTCGAGGCCATCCCGGGTCTGATGATCTTCGACGGCTTCGGCTCGTCCGAGACCGGCGCGCAGGGCTCGACCATCTCGATGGCGGGGATGGACTCGACGCAGGGCGCGTTCAAGATGGACGAGCACACCTGCGTGCTCGACGCCGAGCTCACGCGGCGTCTCGAGCCGGGCGAGGAGGCGGTCGGCTGGGTGGCGCGCGCCGGCCGCGTGCCGCTCGGCTACCTCGGCGACGAGGCCAAGACCCGCAAGACCTACCCCGTCGTCGACGGCACGCGCTACGCGGTGCCCGGCGACCGCGGCCAGGTCGCCGCCGACGGCACGATCCGCGTCTTCGGCCGCGACTCGGTGTGCATCAACTCGGGCGGCGAGAAGATCTTCGCCGAGGAGGTCGAGCAGGCGCTGAAGCACCATCCCGCGGTGTACGACGTCATCGTCACCGGCACGCCGAGCGAGCGCTGGGGCGAGCAGGTGACGGCGCTCGTCCAGCTCCGCCCGGGCGCGCAGGCGAGCGACGACGAGCTGCGCGAGGCCGCGGCGACCCAGATCGCGCGCTACAAGCTGCCGAAGGCGTTCGTCTACGTCGACTCGCTGGTGCGTGCGCCGAGCGGCAAGCCGGACTACCGTTGGGCGAAGGAGACCGCGACGCGCGCGCTCGCCGGCTCGTCGTAACGCCGACCGAGAAGACTCACGCGTCGCACGCCGGCGGCCGGTGCGCGGGTGCCGCGCGCCCGGCGACGGAGGACAGGATGGTGGCTGCACGCTTTCGATGTCTGCTGGCGCTCGCCGTCGCCGTTCTCGGCGCGACGTCGGCTCGAGCAGCGTCCGCCTACGGCGCCGCCCCCGCGCCGGAGCCGGCGCCGACCGCCGCGCGCGCACCCGCGCCGGCCGCGACCGCCGGGCTCGCCAAGGCGACCTTCGCGGGCGGCTGCTTCTGGTGCATGGAGCCGCCGTTCGACGAGCTCGAGGGCGTGGTGTCGACCACCTCGGGCTACACCGGCGGCACGACGCCGAACCCGAGCTACGAGCAAGTCTCCGCGGGCGGCACCGGCCACGCCGAGGCGGTCGAGATCGTCTACGACCCGAGCAAGGTGAGCTACGAGAAGCTGCTCGAGGTCTTCTGGCGCAACGTCGACCCGACGACGCCGAACCGCCAGTTCTGCGACTTCGGCTCGCAGTACCGCACGGCGATCTTCACGCACGACGAGGAGCAGCAGCGCCTCGCCGAGGAGTCCAAGCGCAAGCTCGAGGCGTCGGGCAAGCTCGGCAAGCCGATCGTCACCGAGATCGTCCCCGCGACCGAGTTCTACCCGGCCGAGGAGTACCACCAGGACTACTACCGGAAGAATCCGATCAGATACAAATTTTACCGCTACAGCTGCGGACGCGACCAGCGGCTCGAGGAGCTGTGGGGTCCGCCGGCGCGCGAGTGATCAGATCTTCCCGTTCTGCCAGACCACGGCGTCGATCGACGAAAGCACGCGCCCACCGGTCGCCACCGCGACGAAGGTGCCGTTCCCGTAGTCGACGCCGTTGATGTACTGGCCGGTGTCGGACACCCGGAAGCCGTAGTTCAGGCCGTCGGGCGAGGTCAGGATGTTCCCCTCGTCGCCGACGACGACGTAGATGCCCTGCGCGAACGCGACGTCGTTCAGGTTCGGCAGGACGCCCGACGCCGCGACCTGCCACGGTCCGGCCGAGGTCGCAGCGAACTGGATCGTGCCGCTCGCTCCCACCAGCACCCAGCCCGGCGGACCGAAGGCGGCGGCGTAGAGGTCGGTCGGGATGCCGCCGTTCTGCACGGTCCAGGTCGCGCCCGCGTCGGTCGAGGTGACGATCGCGCCGCCGGCGCCGACCGCCACGAAGGTCGCGTCCTCGCCGAAGCCGACGCCGTACAGCGGCACGTCGGTGCCGATCGCCTGCTGCGTCCAGGTGACGCCGTCGGTGGACGAAAGAACGGTCCCGAGGTCGCCCACCGCGATGATCGTCCCTGCGCCGGCCGCGACGCCGTGCAGGTTGAAGCCGGTCGGCGAGAGCTGCTGCACCCAGCCGGTGCCGTCGACCGAGACCACGATCGCCCCGCCGTCGCCGACCGCGACGAAGAGGCCCTGCGCGCTCGCGTAGGTGACGTCGTTGAGCGACGGCACGCCGGCGCCGAACGTCGCCCAGCCCGGCCCGGAGTTGACGTACGTCAGGTTGGTCTCGCCGACCGCGACGAAGGTGCCGTTGCCGAAGGCGACCGACTCGAGGAAGACGCCGCCGTCGCCACCTCCGCCGCAGGCCAGCGTCAGCACGGTCGCCGACGCGACCAACCACGAAGCCCAGCCTGCGACCCGATCCCAGCTCCGCATCGGCGCATCCTCTCCCGCCCCGCGGCATGCGGGACCGCGGACTTCTAGCTAAAGCGCGGCGACGAGGACAAGCGCATGGACTTCAATCTCGCCGCCGTCCAAGAGGCCATCGCCGCCGCCATCCCGGAGCGCGAGTGCATCGTCCACGAGAATCGCCGCCTGAGCTGGGCCGAGGTCAACGACCGCACGCGCCGGCTCGCGAACTTCCTGCTCGCGCGCGGCCTGGGAAACGTGCGCGAGCGCGACGGCCTCGCCGGCTGGGAGTCCGGGCAGGACCACCTCGCGCTCTACCTCTACAACGGCTGCGAGTACCTCGAGGGCATGCTCGGCGCGTTCAAGGCCCGGGTCGCGCCGTTCAACGTCAATTACCGCTACGTCGAGGAGGAGCTGGTTTACCTGCTGCGCGACGCGCGCCCGCGCGCGATCCTCTACCACGCGCGCTTCGCGCCGATGCTCGCCAAGGTGCTGCCGGAGGTCGGCGGCGTCGACGTCCTGCTGCAGGTCGCCGACGACTCCGGCAACGCGCTGCTGCCGGGCGCGGTCGACTACGAGGAGGCGCTCGCCGCGGCGCCCGCGCACCGCCCCGACGTCCGCTGGTCGCCGGACGACCTGTACGTCATCTACACCGGCGGCACGACCGGCATGCCGAAGGGCGTGCTGTGGCGCCAGGCCGACATCTTCGTCACCGCGCTCGGCGGACGTCGCACCGACGGTGCGGAGTTCGAGTCGCTCGAGCAGATCGTCGAGCACGCGAAGCGTGGCAAGGCGCGCTCGCTGCCCGCGCCGCCGTTCATGCACGGCGCCGCGAGCTGGAACGCGTTCACCACCTTCCACGCCGGCGGCACGGTCGTGATCCAGGGCGAGACCAGGCGCCTCGACGCGGACGACGTCTGGCGCACGATCGAGCGCGAGCGCGTCACCTCGATGCTGATCGTCGGCGACGCGTTCGCTCGGCCGCTCGTCGATGCGCTCGCGCGCGGCTCGTACGACGTCGACTCGCTGCGCCTGATCGTCTCGGGCGGCGCGCCGCTCAGCCCGACGCTCAAGCGCGCGCTGCACGAGCTCCTTCCGAAGGTCACGCTGCTCGACGCGGTCGGCTCGTCGGAGACCGGACGTCAGGGGCAGAGCTTCAGCACGCGCCCGAGCGAGATCGCGTCGGGGTCGTTCGTGCCGGTGCCGGACAACTGCGTGCTGAGCGAGGACTGCTCGCGCGTGCTCGGTCCCGGCGACGTCGAGATCGGCTGGCTCGCGAAGACCGGCCGCGTCCCGCTCGGCTACCTCGGCGACGAGCCGAAGACGCAGCGCACGTTCCCGACGATCGGCGGCGTGCGCTACTCGCTGCCCGGCGACCGCGCGCGCGTCTCTGCGGACGGCGCGATCGAGCTCCTCGGCCGCGACTCGGTGACGATCAACTCGGGCGGCGAGAAGATCTTCGCCGAGGAGGTCGAGCTCGCGCTGAAGCACCACCCCGCCGTGTACGACGCGGTGGTCGTCGGCCGGCCGAGCGAGCGCTGGGGTCAAGAGGTGGTCGCGCTCGTGCGCCTGCGCGACGGTGCGT from Candidatus Binatia bacterium encodes:
- a CDS encoding class I adenylate-forming enzyme family protein, with protein sequence MATVEEVDAQLLGPGGMFEVVEEDVLGERMQVFKNRAPSLRAFVERSVGFGDAEYLIFGERRITYAEHARAVASVAKALRERFGVGPGDRVAILAANCPEWIVTFWATVSLGAIAVGLNGWWTGDEILYGVRDCEPKLLVADAKRLARLAGESPGVPVVEIESEFDALWNFDLDAPLPDQPIAEDDPAIILYTSGTTGRPKGAVQSHRNVIALVGLTTYSGLRNMMLAPPPPADAPPASPPCIYVTNPLFHVSGLHTAAITCLASGIRSVWSVGRFDPVAAMRAIEREKVTSWGAMNTVVQRMINHPEFGRYDLSSLRQIGGGGAPTPPELQRRMREAFPSIRFGGTLGHGYGSTESGALATLINGEEWARYPESVGRPLPTVQIEIRDPEGRALPEGDEGEVCIRSPLVMLGYWNRPRETAETIAPGRWLRTGDVGRMLDGRLYLSARKRDLILRGGENVYPVEIENRLVEHPDVAEAAVIGVDHEELGQEVKAVIVPRPGARPDFAELARFVGEKLAYFKVPTHWELRDELPRNATGKVLKHVLAGEARSSFVEE
- a CDS encoding nitroreductase family deazaflavin-dependent oxidoreductase; the encoded protein is MSVGLKLLKAVGESPFWKVTGRLHTALYRATGGRVGHSAGRITNLLLTTRGRKSGAERTVALAYLADGERFVVVASNGGSDRHPAWFLNVRAEPRARVEVAGRTLDVTAREATAEERARLWPELKAVNPFYRSYEQITSRTIPVVILEPVKA
- a CDS encoding acyl-CoA synthetase, with translation MSSFNLGVINEAIADAIPDREALVTAQRRLTWRDLQLRTRRLANLLRSRGLGCRVERSELAPWESGQDHLALYLYNGHEYLEGMLGAYKARVAPFNVNYRYVAEELLYVLRDARTRAIVYHACFAPLLREVLPKLPEMALLLQVEDGSGEKLLPGALDYEQALADSSDAPPDCQPSPDDLYILYTGGTTGMPKGVLWRQEDIFFAALGGKMFGGPEVTSLEELVERCKAGAEMRSLPAPPFMHGAAHWAGFIMWHSGGTIVVQRNTRTLDPDDIWTTVERERVVTLSIVGDAFARPLLDQLQKKKYDLSSLKIIGSGGAILSAPMKRALLEAIPGLMIFDGFGSSETGAQGSTISMAGMDSTQGAFKMDEHTCVLDAELTRRLEPGEEAVGWVARAGRVPLGYLGDEAKTRKTYPVVDGTRYAVPGDRGQVAADGTIRVFGRDSVCINSGGEKIFAEEVEQALKHHPAVYDVIVTGTPSERWGEQVTALVQLRPGAQASDDELREAAATQIARYKLPKAFVYVDSLVRAPSGKPDYRWAKETATRALAGSS
- the msrA gene encoding peptide-methionine (S)-S-oxide reductase MsrA; protein product: MVAARFRCLLALAVAVLGATSARAASAYGAAPAPEPAPTAARAPAPAATAGLAKATFAGGCFWCMEPPFDELEGVVSTTSGYTGGTTPNPSYEQVSAGGTGHAEAVEIVYDPSKVSYEKLLEVFWRNVDPTTPNRQFCDFGSQYRTAIFTHDEEQQRLAEESKRKLEASGKLGKPIVTEIVPATEFYPAEEYHQDYYRKNPIRYKFYRYSCGRDQRLEELWGPPARE
- a CDS encoding cell wall-binding protein — encoded protein: MRSWDRVAGWASWLVASATVLTLACGGGGDGGVFLESVAFGNGTFVAVGETNLTYVNSGPGWATFGAGVPSLNDVTYASAQGLFVAVGDGGAIVVSVDGTGWVQQLSPTGFNLHGVAAGAGTIIAVGDLGTVLSSTDGVTWTQQAIGTDVPLYGVGFGEDATFVAVGAGGAIVTSTDAGATWTVQNGGIPTDLYAAAFGPPGWVLVGASGTIQFAATSAGPWQVAASGVLPNLNDVAFAQGIYVVVGDEGNILTSPDGLNYGFRVSDTGQYINGVDYGNGTFVAVATGGRVLSSIDAVVWQNGKI
- a CDS encoding acyl-CoA synthetase, whose translation is MDFNLAAVQEAIAAAIPERECIVHENRRLSWAEVNDRTRRLANFLLARGLGNVRERDGLAGWESGQDHLALYLYNGCEYLEGMLGAFKARVAPFNVNYRYVEEELVYLLRDARPRAILYHARFAPMLAKVLPEVGGVDVLLQVADDSGNALLPGAVDYEEALAAAPAHRPDVRWSPDDLYVIYTGGTTGMPKGVLWRQADIFVTALGGRRTDGAEFESLEQIVEHAKRGKARSLPAPPFMHGAASWNAFTTFHAGGTVVIQGETRRLDADDVWRTIERERVTSMLIVGDAFARPLVDALARGSYDVDSLRLIVSGGAPLSPTLKRALHELLPKVTLLDAVGSSETGRQGQSFSTRPSEIASGSFVPVPDNCVLSEDCSRVLGPGDVEIGWLAKTGRVPLGYLGDEPKTQRTFPTIGGVRYSLPGDRARVSADGAIELLGRDSVTINSGGEKIFAEEVELALKHHPAVYDAVVVGRPSERWGQEVVALVRLRDGASATVDELVAESARHVARYKLPKAIFFLDEIVRSPSGKADYRWAKEQALARSKAG